The Anoplopoma fimbria isolate UVic2021 breed Golden Eagle Sablefish chromosome 20, Afim_UVic_2022, whole genome shotgun sequence genome includes a window with the following:
- the xrcc1 gene encoding DNA repair protein XRCC1 isoform X1 yields the protein MPEIQLKHVVSCSTEDTTHKADNLLSSDTYRKWKAARPGEKQTSVILQLEKEEQVHSIDIGNEGSAFIEVLVGNSSAVRDQDYEVLLVTSSFMSPTESRNGTNMNRVRFFGPSQLQKSTAQEKWDRVKIVCSQPYSKTIAYGLAFVKFHSPPDKNDPPPTSSPKLTKLGQFRVKDESPSTSPSLQPGSLFFSRDNATKSSTALKALSTSLSLVSPQSERLSYAAAALQAGGSSHSSGQASSSSSASPQPPAKRKFEFGKERPSASGPTPSKKTSPAGSPEVKAATPKHKPSPSSTPSPSTAKASPAQKSAEKKRESQSKPEPKPKQQKASAQQVPFKRIMEGVVFVLSGFQNPFRGELREKAVDMGAKYRPDWTPGATHLICAFANTPKYSQVKSAGGIIIRKEWVMDCHKRKQKLPYKRYLMDGAESSSESEMEVDDQSEEEMNTKTPLKQERQVTPKKTPEKKGEDDEYAGSTDVEEPGGGDDESAVDTEDELQRVESESRQKKAAAEGKTVKQEDPYGGSTDENTDVEAEEDHPIPELPDFLSGKHFFLYGKFPNNERRLLLRYIVAFNGLIEEYMTEKVQFVVTSEGWHDSFEDALMENGYLNFVKPAWIYAINERQKILPYQPYTVVP from the exons atgccAGAGATCCAACTCAAACACGTCgtgtcctgcagcacagagGACACT ACCCACAAGGCAGACAACCTGCTGAGCTCTGACACCTACAGGAAGTGGAAAGCAGCCCGACCCGGGGAGAAGCAGACCTCAGTCATTCTGCAG TTAGAAAAGGAGGAGCAGGTGCACAGCATTGATATTGGAAATGAAGGGTCGGCTTTCATCGAGGTGCTGGTGGGTAATTCTTCAGCTGTCAGAGACCAGGACTATGAG GTTCTTTTGGTTACGTCTTCCTTCATGTCCCCCACGGAGAGCCGTAACGGCACCAACATGAACCGGGTGCGTTTCTTCGGGCCCAGCCAGCTGCAGAAGAGCACAGCACAGGAAAAGTGGGACAGAGTGAAAATTGTGTGTAGCCAGCCGTACAGCAAG ACCATAGCGTACGGACTGGCCTTTGTGAAGTTTCATTCACCGCCTGACAAAAATGACCCTCCTCCAACATCCTCCCCG AAACTGACAAAATTGGGACAGTTCAGGGTGAAGGATGAGTCTCCTTCAACGAGTCCCAGCCTTCAGCCTGGCAGTCTCTTCTTCAGTCGGGACAATGCAACAAAGTCCAGCACTGCACTCAAAG CACTCAGCACGTCTCTGTCTTTAGTGTCTCCTCAGAGTGAGAGGTTGAGTTACGCCGCTGCTGCCCTGCAGGCTGGGGGCAGCTCCCACTCGTCAGGCCAggcttcctcctccagctctgcctCACCACAG CCACCAGCAAAGAGAAAATTTGAGTTCGGCAAAGAGCGTCCGTCTGCCTCGGGCCCTACACCCTCAAAGAAGACGAGCCCGGCCGGCTCCCCTGAGGTCAAAGCTGCGACCCCCAAACACAAGCCGAGCCCATCCAGCACGCCGAGCCCCAGCACCGCCAAAG CTTCCCCGGCACAGAAGTCTGCTGAAAAGAAGCGGGAGAGCCAATCCAAACCCGAACCTAAACCCAAACAACAGAAAGCCAGCGCGCAGCAGGTCCCATTCAAACGCATAATGGAGGGGGTTGTGTTTGTCCTCAGCGGCTTCCAAAACCCCTTCAGAGGGGAGCTGAGGGAAAAGGCTGTGGACATGGGGGCTAAATATCGACCCGACTGGACACCCGGCGCCACACACCTCAT CTGTGCCTTCGCTAACACCCCCAAGTACAGCCAGGTGAAATCAGCAGGGGGCATCATCATACGGAAGGAATGGGTAATGGACTGCCATAAGAGGAAACAGAAGCTCCCCTACAAACG GTATTTGATGGATGGCGCTGAGTCGAGCTCCGAGAGCGAAATGGAAGTAGACGACCAGAGTGAGGAGGAAATGAACACAAAG ACTCCACTGAAGCAGGAGAGACAAGTCACCCCCAAAAAGACGCCCGAGAAGAAGGGTGAAGACGATGAGTACGCCGGCTCCACTGATGTGGAGGAACCAG GAGGCGGTGATGATGAGTCTGCCGTGGACACGGAGGACGAGCTGCAGAG GGTGGAGAGTGAGAGCAGACAgaagaaagcagcagcagaagggaAGACGGTGAAACAGGAGGATCCATACGGGGGGTCgacagatgaaaacacagacgtGGAGGCTGAAGAGGATCACCCCATCCCGGAGCTACCAG ACTTCCTGAGTGGAAAGCACTTTTTCCTCTACGGTAAATTCCCTAACAACGAGAGGCGTCTGCTGTTGCGGTACATCGTTGCCTTTAACGG GCTGATTGAGGAGTACATGACGGAGAAGGTGCAGTTTGTGGTGACCAGTGAAGGGTGGCACGACTCCTTCGAAGAC GCGCTGATGGAGAACGGCTATCTGAACTTCGTCAAACCAGCATGGATTTACGCAATCAACGAACGACAAAAGATACTGCCCTATCAACCCTACACGGTCGTCCCCTGA
- the xrcc1 gene encoding DNA repair protein XRCC1 isoform X2 produces MPEIQLKHVVSCSTEDTTHKADNLLSSDTYRKWKAARPGEKQTSVILQLEKEEQVHSIDIGNEGSAFIEVLVGNSSAVRDQDYEVLLVTSSFMSPTESRNGTNMNRVRFFGPSQLQKSTAQEKWDRVKIVCSQPYSKTIAYGLAFVKFHSPPDKNDPPPTSSPKLTKLGQFRVKDESPSTSPSLQPGSLFFSRDNATKSSTALKVSPQSERLSYAAAALQAGGSSHSSGQASSSSSASPQPPAKRKFEFGKERPSASGPTPSKKTSPAGSPEVKAATPKHKPSPSSTPSPSTAKASPAQKSAEKKRESQSKPEPKPKQQKASAQQVPFKRIMEGVVFVLSGFQNPFRGELREKAVDMGAKYRPDWTPGATHLICAFANTPKYSQVKSAGGIIIRKEWVMDCHKRKQKLPYKRYLMDGAESSSESEMEVDDQSEEEMNTKTPLKQERQVTPKKTPEKKGEDDEYAGSTDVEEPGGGDDESAVDTEDELQRVESESRQKKAAAEGKTVKQEDPYGGSTDENTDVEAEEDHPIPELPDFLSGKHFFLYGKFPNNERRLLLRYIVAFNGLIEEYMTEKVQFVVTSEGWHDSFEDALMENGYLNFVKPAWIYAINERQKILPYQPYTVVP; encoded by the exons atgccAGAGATCCAACTCAAACACGTCgtgtcctgcagcacagagGACACT ACCCACAAGGCAGACAACCTGCTGAGCTCTGACACCTACAGGAAGTGGAAAGCAGCCCGACCCGGGGAGAAGCAGACCTCAGTCATTCTGCAG TTAGAAAAGGAGGAGCAGGTGCACAGCATTGATATTGGAAATGAAGGGTCGGCTTTCATCGAGGTGCTGGTGGGTAATTCTTCAGCTGTCAGAGACCAGGACTATGAG GTTCTTTTGGTTACGTCTTCCTTCATGTCCCCCACGGAGAGCCGTAACGGCACCAACATGAACCGGGTGCGTTTCTTCGGGCCCAGCCAGCTGCAGAAGAGCACAGCACAGGAAAAGTGGGACAGAGTGAAAATTGTGTGTAGCCAGCCGTACAGCAAG ACCATAGCGTACGGACTGGCCTTTGTGAAGTTTCATTCACCGCCTGACAAAAATGACCCTCCTCCAACATCCTCCCCG AAACTGACAAAATTGGGACAGTTCAGGGTGAAGGATGAGTCTCCTTCAACGAGTCCCAGCCTTCAGCCTGGCAGTCTCTTCTTCAGTCGGGACAATGCAACAAAGTCCAGCACTGCACTCAAAG TGTCTCCTCAGAGTGAGAGGTTGAGTTACGCCGCTGCTGCCCTGCAGGCTGGGGGCAGCTCCCACTCGTCAGGCCAggcttcctcctccagctctgcctCACCACAG CCACCAGCAAAGAGAAAATTTGAGTTCGGCAAAGAGCGTCCGTCTGCCTCGGGCCCTACACCCTCAAAGAAGACGAGCCCGGCCGGCTCCCCTGAGGTCAAAGCTGCGACCCCCAAACACAAGCCGAGCCCATCCAGCACGCCGAGCCCCAGCACCGCCAAAG CTTCCCCGGCACAGAAGTCTGCTGAAAAGAAGCGGGAGAGCCAATCCAAACCCGAACCTAAACCCAAACAACAGAAAGCCAGCGCGCAGCAGGTCCCATTCAAACGCATAATGGAGGGGGTTGTGTTTGTCCTCAGCGGCTTCCAAAACCCCTTCAGAGGGGAGCTGAGGGAAAAGGCTGTGGACATGGGGGCTAAATATCGACCCGACTGGACACCCGGCGCCACACACCTCAT CTGTGCCTTCGCTAACACCCCCAAGTACAGCCAGGTGAAATCAGCAGGGGGCATCATCATACGGAAGGAATGGGTAATGGACTGCCATAAGAGGAAACAGAAGCTCCCCTACAAACG GTATTTGATGGATGGCGCTGAGTCGAGCTCCGAGAGCGAAATGGAAGTAGACGACCAGAGTGAGGAGGAAATGAACACAAAG ACTCCACTGAAGCAGGAGAGACAAGTCACCCCCAAAAAGACGCCCGAGAAGAAGGGTGAAGACGATGAGTACGCCGGCTCCACTGATGTGGAGGAACCAG GAGGCGGTGATGATGAGTCTGCCGTGGACACGGAGGACGAGCTGCAGAG GGTGGAGAGTGAGAGCAGACAgaagaaagcagcagcagaagggaAGACGGTGAAACAGGAGGATCCATACGGGGGGTCgacagatgaaaacacagacgtGGAGGCTGAAGAGGATCACCCCATCCCGGAGCTACCAG ACTTCCTGAGTGGAAAGCACTTTTTCCTCTACGGTAAATTCCCTAACAACGAGAGGCGTCTGCTGTTGCGGTACATCGTTGCCTTTAACGG GCTGATTGAGGAGTACATGACGGAGAAGGTGCAGTTTGTGGTGACCAGTGAAGGGTGGCACGACTCCTTCGAAGAC GCGCTGATGGAGAACGGCTATCTGAACTTCGTCAAACCAGCATGGATTTACGCAATCAACGAACGACAAAAGATACTGCCCTATCAACCCTACACGGTCGTCCCCTGA